A section of the Pseudomonas flavescens genome encodes:
- a CDS encoding DUF7931 domain-containing protein → MNDEHTPDDAELEPIEFESPGRFTLHNPDSQLPSPAAWEPAPFVLGSEQALQRFSLPDHARSHALALMQQAGRTLCLYSPDLEPWLYHHSSIQQACTQFLLSHRNSRLRILVRDSSRAVRDGHRLIALSRKLSSHVQIRRCHPDYPAPEGAFLLADDQGLLVRPEPDQFAGYAKYQDPARVRQLQRLFDQTWDTSITDPDLRSFLL, encoded by the coding sequence ATGAACGATGAACACACGCCCGATGATGCCGAACTCGAACCCATCGAGTTCGAGTCACCCGGGCGTTTCACCTTGCACAACCCGGACAGCCAGCTGCCATCGCCTGCAGCCTGGGAACCGGCGCCCTTCGTGCTGGGCAGCGAGCAGGCGCTACAGCGCTTCAGTTTGCCCGACCACGCCCGTAGCCATGCACTGGCACTGATGCAACAGGCCGGCCGCACGCTGTGCCTTTACAGCCCCGATCTCGAGCCCTGGCTCTACCACCACAGCAGTATTCAACAGGCGTGCACGCAGTTTCTGTTGAGCCACCGCAACAGCCGGCTACGCATTCTGGTGCGTGACAGCAGTCGCGCAGTTCGTGACGGGCATCGACTGATCGCCTTGTCGCGCAAGCTGTCCAGTCACGTGCAGATTCGCCGCTGCCATCCCGATTACCCGGCCCCCGAGGGCGCTTTTCTGCTGGCTGACGATCAGGGCCTGCTGGTGCGCCCCGAGCCGGATCAATTTGCCGGCTATGCGAAATACCAGGATCCCGCTCGTGTTCGCCAGTTGCAGCGGCTGTTCGACCAAACCTGGGATACCAGTATCACCGATCCTGATTTGCGGAGTTTTCTGCTATGA